The Pontibacter sp. SGAir0037 DNA segment TGGCAATCATTATCCTGATGGGGTATAACTTCAGGCCCATGTACCTGGCCGCTATGAATTTACTGGCATACAGAGAACATACCAATAAGCTCTGGAAGGTGTCTTTAGTAGCTGGCGTGGCAAATCTGGGGCTTAATTTTTTGCTTGTTCCGGTGTTTGGGTATCAGGCTGCCGCCTTTACCACGTTTGCAGCCCTCATGTATATGGGGTATGCCGGGCATTTTCTGAAGGCTTACAAGCAGGCGGCTCTCGTAAATTACTATCCTTTACATTGGTTGAGCGTAACTATACTGGCATTGCTCACGGTTTACTTGCTGGCTGCAATTGATCTGCGGCTAAAAGTAGTGATAACCAGTGCAGGATGTACTGCCGCTATTGTATATCTGATTACACAAAGGCACAGATTATCTCCTGCAGTAAAAAAAGATATTGGCTAAAGCTTTGCAGTTAGGCTTTTGTTCGCAAACTAGTGGCTCCGTTAGTTCTCCAGATACTTTGGTATTACCTGTTTAAGTATCTGTTTATTCACATTAAACTTTAAAGAATGAATACAGCTTGGTTTTACCTGATTTTAGCGGGACTCTGCGAAATAGGATGGGCATTTGGGTTAAAGTACAGCGAAGGATTTACCAAGGTTGGTGCCAGCATTGTTACAGTAGTTGTGATGATTCTGAGCTTTGTTCTGCTTTCGCAGGCCATGAGAACATTGCCCTTAGGTACAGCTTATGCCATCTGGACAGGTATTGGTGCTGCTGGTACGGCTATATTGGGTATGTTTTTTATGAATGAGCCCAAAGACATGATGCGCATACTCTGTTTGCTTTTAATTATAGCGGGAGTTATCGGGCTCAAGTTTTTTTCAGAAGGCAAAGGCTAAGTAGATCAAGGTTGTAGATTGTATACATCCAGTTCCTTTTGGGAAAACAGGTATGTATACTTGTTGCTCACGAAAGCTGCCTGATATACTTTAGAAGAAGGAAGTGCTATGGTGCGTTGCTTTTGCTGATATAAGTCGTAAAAGTACAGAATATTATCTTTTACGAAATACAGCTCATTGCCATAGAAGCTTATATAGGAGAGGCCTGTAAAAGGAAGTTTAGTCGTGTAGTTGCCTAAATTGTCAAATACCAACACTCCTCCGTTAGCATCCAGCATGTATACCTTGTTCTGGTATTCGCGCAGTTGCCTTACATCCAAATTGGCCTGGTCCAGGATCAGGTTAAGAGGGGTGCTTACCGTCACGCTCCTGTTTCTGATGTCCAGTTTGCTGAGTGTAAGTTCCGTTTCATTAAAAAGCCAGAAGCTATCGTCGGAAGATTGAGTAGCAGCCCGTACAGTGCCCGAAATATTATAGTCGGAGAGCTGGGTACTGGTAATTGGCCTCAGAAAGCGGTCGAGCAAAAGAATTTCCTGTCTGTCTTCGTAAAAAAGCAGCACTTTCAGCGGATTCCAGGCTTCTATGGCTGCTATTTGCCCTCTGGTGGTCGGAGAAAAGTGAAGTAAAGGTTTACCGGAAGGATCATACTTCCGCAATGTCCGTTTTGCATCCAGCATGTATATATTTCCATCACGATCCTGTGAGATAGTGGAAGCAGAACTGGTAGAAAGGCTATGGCTGTAGGTTAAAGTGCTGTAGCTCTGTTGTGCAAAAGCCGGAGAAATAAGCAGGCACAGCTGTAAAAGTGCGATAAAGCAAATGTTATTTTTCAAAATGCTCTAGTTTAAGTGTAGTTCCATCGTACACAGCATAAGAGCAAAAATTGACCCATTCGCCAAGGTTAATGTAGCGGCTGTTTTCAGTTACCGGCAGGTCGAGTGGTAAGTGCCTGTGCCCGAATACATAATAATCGTGGTGTTGTTTCGCCTCTACCTCTTTTGAATACTGCATCAGCCACTCATCATCCCCTAAAAATTTTTCATCTTTCTCGTTATTACTGATGCGGCTTCTCCTGGACCACATGTTGGCCACACCTATACCTAAATTAGGGTGTACACGAGCAAAAAGCCATTGGCAGGCTTTATTGGCGAATACTTTTTTTAGGAATTTATAAGTATGATCGCCGGGCCCCAAGCCATCGCCATGGCCAATGTAAAAGGTTTTCTCCCCGATCCGGGTTGAAATAGGATGGCGCATAATTGCAATATTTAATTCCTGCGGGAAATAATCAAACATCCACATAT contains these protein-coding regions:
- a CDS encoding UDP-2,3-diacylglucosamine diphosphatase — protein: MTFRIKELAPGKKVYFASDFHLGVPNAAASKQRELKIVRWLDQIQQDAAAILLVGDIFDFWFEYKHAIPKGYIRLLGKLAEITDAGIPVLFFTGNHDMWMFDYFPQELNIAIMRHPISTRIGEKTFYIGHGDGLGPGDHTYKFLKKVFANKACQWLFARVHPNLGIGVANMWSRRSRISNNEKDEKFLGDDEWLMQYSKEVEAKQHHDYYVFGHRHLPLDLPVTENSRYINLGEWVNFCSYAVYDGTTLKLEHFEK
- a CDS encoding multidrug efflux SMR transporter, translated to MNTAWFYLILAGLCEIGWAFGLKYSEGFTKVGASIVTVVVMILSFVLLSQAMRTLPLGTAYAIWTGIGAAGTAILGMFFMNEPKDMMRILCLLLIIAGVIGLKFFSEGKG